Proteins encoded by one window of Lathyrus oleraceus cultivar Zhongwan6 chromosome 1, CAAS_Psat_ZW6_1.0, whole genome shotgun sequence:
- the LOC127080803 gene encoding peroxisome biogenesis protein 7, with translation MPVFKTPFNGYSVKFSPFYENRIAVATAQNFGILGNGRLHVLELSSNPSLPITELIAYDTADGVYDVTWSESHDSVVVAAVADGSVKLYDLALPPTSNPIRSFHEHTREVHSADYNPVRRDSFLSASWDDTVKLWTVDRPTSVRTFKEHAYCVYSAVWNPRHADVFASASGDCTLRIWDVREPGSTMILPAHDHEILSCDWNKYDECIIATASVDKSIKVWDVRSFRVPISVLNGHSYAVRKVKFSPHVRNLMVSCSYDMSVCVWDFMVEDALVSRYDHHTEFAVGVDMSVLVEGLIASTGWDELAYVWQHGTDPRAS, from the coding sequence ATGCCGGTTTTCAAAACCCCATTCAACGGTTACTCCGTCAAGTTCAGTCCATTCTACGAAAATCGCATCGCCGTCGCCACCGCCCAAAACTTCGGCATCCTCGGCAACGGCCGTCTCCACGTCCTCGAACTCTCCTCAAATCCCTCTCTCCCAATCACCGAACTCATCGCCTACGACACCGCCGATGGAGTCTACGACGTCACCTGGTCTGAATCTCACGATTCCGTCGTAGTCGCCGCCGTAGCTGATGGCTCCGTCAAACTCTATGACCTCGCTCTTCCCCCAACTTCAAACCCTATCCGGTCCTTCCACGAACATACCCGCGAAGTTCACTCTGCGGACTACAACCCCGTCCGCCGTGACTCCTTCCTCTCCGCCTCATGGGATGATACTGTCAAGCTATGGACTGTCGATCGTCCTACCTCCGTTCGTACCTTCAAAGAGCACGCTTACTGTGTTTACTCCGCCGTTTGGAACCCTCGTCACGCTGATGTTTTTGCTTCCGCTTCCGGTGATTGTACTCTCCGAATCTGGGACGTTCGTGAGCCAGGTTCCACTATGATCCTCCCCGCACACGATCACGAGATTCTTTCATGTGATTGGAATAAGTATGATGAATGTATTATTGCTACTGCATCTGTTGATAAATCGATTAAGGTTTGGGATGTTAGGAGTTTTAGGGTTCCGATTTCGGTGCTTAATGGGCATAGTTATGCTGTTAGAAAGGTGAAATTTTCTCCGCACGTCCGGAATTTGATGGTGTCGTGTTCTTATGATATGTCTGTTTGTGTTTGGGATTTCATGGTGGAGGATGCTTTGGTGAGTAGATATGATCATCATACTGAGTTTGCGGTTGGGGTTGATATGAGTGTTCTTGTTGAAGGGCTTATTGCTAGTACTGGTTGGGATGAACTTGCTTATGTTTGGCAGCATGGAACTGATCCCAGGGCATCTTAA
- the LOC127080798 gene encoding low-temperature-induced cysteine proteinase, whose amino-acid sequence MCSHQKYLLVLLTLILSSWTFLCYGIPSEYSILAFDHTKLPSEEQVVELFQQWKEDHQKFYRHPEEAALRLENFKRNLKYILERNAVRNSLLGHRLGLNRFADMSNEEFKNKFISKVKKPVSKRRLVKGESCEDVPYSLDWRKKGVVTGVKDQGSCGSCWSFSSTGAIEGVNAIVSGDLISLSEQELVDCDTTNDGCDGGNMDYAFAWVINNGGIDTEANYPYTGVDGTCNVTKEETNVVTIDGYTDVAQSDSALLCATAKQPISVAIDGSSLDFQLYTSGIYDGDCSSNPNDIDHAVLIVGYGSDRDEDYWIVKNSWGTSWGMEGYIYIKRNTNLSYGVCAINYMASYPTKESTEISPSSPPSPPSPPSPPPPPPSPSPVECGDFSYCTADETCCCLSEVFDFCLAYGCCGYENAVCCTGSQYCCPSDYPVCDVEDGLCLKNFGDLMGVAAKKKKMGKHKFPWTKFEQTKKTHYPLQLRKNAFAAMR is encoded by the exons ATGTGTTCCCATCAGAAATATCTTTTGGTTCTACTTACACTCATCTTGAGTTCATGGACATTTCTATGTTACGGTATCCCAAGCGAGTATTCCATATTAGCCTTTGACCATACCAAGTTACCTTCAGAGGAACAAGTGGTTGAGTTGTTCCAACAATGGAAAGAGGACCACCAGAAGTTCTACAGACACCCTGAAGAAGCAGCTTTAAGGTTGGAGAATTTCAAGAGGAATTTGAAATACATTCTAGAGAGGAATGCAGTGAGAAACTCTCTTCTCGGACACCGTCTTGGATTGAACAGGTTTGCTGATATGAGCAATGAAGAGTTCAAGAATAAATTTATCTCAAAGGTGAAGAAGCCAGTTAGCAAGCGGAGGCTTGTTAAGGGTGAATCGTGTGAAGACGTGCCTTACTCGTTAGATTGGAGGAAGAAAGGAGTTGTGACTGGTGTGAAGGATCAAGGCAGTTGTG GTAGTTGTTGGTCATTCTCTTCCACGGGAGCCATAGAAGGAGTAAATGCAATAGTGTCCGGGGATCTCATAAGCCTTTCAGAACAAGAACTTGTCGATTGTGATACTACTAACGATGGATGTGATGGAGGAAACATGGATTATGCTTTCGCGTGGGTTATAAACAATGGTGGGATAGATACAGAAGCCAATTACCCTTACACTGGTGTGGATGGCACCTGCAATGTCACCAAG GAGGAAACCAATGTTGTTACCATTGATGGCTACACTGATGTGGCACAATCAGATAGTGCTTTGTTGTGTGCCACTGCGAAGCAGCCGATAAGTGTTGCCATAGATGGCTCCTCATTGGATTTTCAGCTATACACTAGT GGAATCTACGACGGAGATTGCTCAAGTAATCCAAATGATATCGATCATGCAGTTTTAATAGTCGGTTACGGATCAGACCGCGATGAAGATTACTGGATAGTAAAGAATTCTTGGGGAACAAGTTGGGGAATGGAAGGGTACATTTACATTAAAAGGAATACTAATTTAAGTTATGGAGTGTGTGCTATCAACTACATGGCATCTTATCCTACCAAAGAGTCCACTGAAATATCACCAAGTAGCCCTCCTTCACCGCCATCACCACCATCACCGCCGCCACCTCCTCCTTCTCCTTCACCGGTTGAATGCGGAGACTTCTCCTATTGTACTGCTGACGAAACATGTTGTTGCCTTTCCGAGGTGTTTGATTTCTGTCTCGCTTATGGTTGTTGCGGATACGAGAATGCTGTTTGTTGCACTGGCTCGCAATATTGTTGCCCTAGCGATTACCCCGTTTGCGATGTCGAAGACGGTCTATGTCTCAAA AACTTTGGAGATTTAATGGGAGTGGCTGCAAAGAAGAAAAAGATGGGAAAGCACAAGTTTCCATGGACTAAATTTGAACAAACTAAAAAGACACATTATCCACTTCAGCTAAGGAAGAATGCATTTGCTGCTATGCGTTAA